A region of Desulfovibrio sp. TomC DNA encodes the following proteins:
- a CDS encoding fumarate reductase iron-sulfur subunit: MGRTLTFNIFRYNPSDPASTPHMDKFTLDETERMTLFIALNRIREELDPTLMFDFCCRAGICGACAMVINGRPGLACHTKTKEMPDEITLMPLPVFKLVGDLSVDTGVWFRTMYQKIESWVHTDKKFDPTAQEERMDNGLAEQIYELDRCIECGCCVAACGTALMREDFLGAVALNRLARFILDPRDQRTEKEYFDVVGTDEGIFGCMGLLACEDVCPKEIPLQEQLGKLRRKMALAAVKNILPKFLKKDF, from the coding sequence ATGGGCAGAACGCTGACTTTCAATATATTCCGGTACAATCCGTCCGATCCGGCCTCCACGCCGCATATGGACAAATTCACCCTGGACGAAACCGAGCGCATGACCCTTTTTATTGCGCTCAATCGCATCCGGGAAGAACTCGACCCCACGCTCATGTTCGATTTCTGCTGCCGGGCCGGCATCTGCGGAGCCTGCGCCATGGTCATTAACGGCCGGCCGGGTCTGGCCTGCCACACCAAGACCAAGGAAATGCCGGACGAAATCACCCTCATGCCGCTGCCGGTCTTCAAGCTCGTCGGCGACCTGTCCGTCGATACCGGCGTCTGGTTTCGCACCATGTACCAGAAGATCGAATCCTGGGTGCACACCGACAAGAAGTTCGACCCGACAGCCCAGGAAGAGCGCATGGACAACGGTCTGGCCGAGCAGATCTACGAGCTGGACCGCTGCATCGAATGCGGCTGCTGCGTGGCCGCCTGCGGCACGGCCCTTATGCGCGAGGACTTCCTCGGCGCCGTGGCCCTCAATCGTCTGGCCCGGTTCATCCTCGACCCCCGCGATCAGCGCACCGAAAAAGAGTACTTTGACGTTGTCGGCACTGACGAAGGCATCTTCGGCTGCATGGGCCTTTTAGCCTGTGAAGACGTCTGCCCCAAAGAGATTCCGCTCCAGGAACAGCTCGGCAAACTGCGCCGCAAGATGGCCCTGGCGGCCGTTAAAAACATCCTGCCCAAGTTCCTCAAAAAGGACTTCTAG
- a CDS encoding fumarate reductase flavoprotein subunit — protein MKIIQTDLLCIGAGLAGERVAIEAADNGFSVICLSIVPARRSHSSAAQGGMQAALGNSAMGEGDSPDVHFADTVKGSDWGCDQEVARLFVDAAPIAMRQMAFWGVPWNRVVPGEQTYYKGGKPFTAFEKPENEGLIHSRNFGGTAKWRTCYTSDGTGHCVLYTLDNRAAQMGVNVVDKVEAIALIHDGDTCMGAIARCLKTGELTAYLARATLVATGGFGRIYRESTNAVICDGGGLIAALDTGVVSLGNMEAVQFHPTGIVPTDILVTEGCRGDGGTLLDKNEYRFMPDYEPDKAELASRDVVSRRMTEHMRKGLGVPSPYGDHLWLDIRHLGEHHIRTKLREVDEICQSFLGVDPVHQLIPVRPTQHYSMGGVRTNKDGAAYGLKGLFSAGESACWDMHGFNRLGGNSLAETVVAGMIIGGKIVEFLKGTETTFSTAAVRDAMNKQTSRIADLVACKHGSENPYTVRNAMFDSIMKGAGIFRNGQDLEKCVGELQEILGRARKVGLRSNGKGANPELTMALKIEGMVKLALCVAYGALKRTESRGAHTREDFPERNDRDWLTRTLATWADGADLPTLNYEPATHTFEMPPGDRGYGGGKIIPMNG, from the coding sequence ATGAAAATCATACAGACCGATTTGCTGTGCATCGGCGCAGGGTTGGCCGGCGAGCGCGTGGCCATCGAGGCTGCCGATAATGGATTCTCCGTCATCTGCCTGTCCATCGTCCCGGCCAGGCGTTCCCACTCCTCGGCCGCCCAGGGCGGCATGCAGGCCGCGCTTGGCAACTCGGCCATGGGCGAGGGCGATTCCCCCGACGTCCACTTTGCCGATACGGTCAAAGGTTCCGACTGGGGCTGCGACCAGGAAGTGGCCCGGCTGTTCGTCGATGCCGCCCCCATCGCCATGCGCCAGATGGCCTTCTGGGGCGTGCCCTGGAACCGCGTCGTGCCCGGCGAACAGACCTATTATAAAGGCGGCAAGCCCTTTACCGCCTTTGAAAAGCCTGAAAACGAGGGGCTCATTCACTCGCGCAACTTCGGCGGCACGGCCAAGTGGCGCACCTGCTACACCTCCGACGGCACCGGCCACTGCGTCCTTTATACCTTGGACAACCGCGCTGCCCAGATGGGCGTCAACGTCGTCGACAAGGTCGAGGCCATTGCCCTTATTCACGACGGCGACACCTGCATGGGAGCCATCGCCCGCTGCCTCAAAACCGGCGAACTGACCGCCTATCTGGCCCGGGCCACCCTGGTCGCCACCGGCGGCTTCGGCCGCATCTACCGCGAGTCCACCAACGCCGTCATCTGCGACGGCGGCGGCCTGATTGCCGCCCTGGACACCGGCGTGGTGTCCCTTGGCAACATGGAAGCCGTGCAGTTTCACCCCACCGGCATCGTGCCCACCGACATCCTGGTCACCGAAGGCTGTCGCGGCGACGGCGGCACGCTCCTGGATAAAAACGAATACCGCTTCATGCCGGATTACGAGCCGGACAAGGCCGAACTGGCCTCCCGCGACGTCGTTTCCCGCCGCATGACCGAACATATGCGCAAAGGGCTTGGCGTCCCGTCTCCTTACGGCGACCACCTGTGGCTGGACATCCGGCACTTAGGCGAACACCACATCCGCACCAAGCTGCGCGAGGTCGACGAGATCTGCCAGTCGTTCCTTGGCGTCGATCCGGTCCACCAGCTCATCCCGGTGCGCCCGACCCAGCACTATTCCATGGGCGGCGTGCGCACCAACAAGGACGGCGCGGCCTACGGGCTCAAAGGCCTGTTCTCCGCCGGCGAATCCGCCTGCTGGGACATGCACGGCTTTAACCGCTTAGGCGGCAACTCCCTGGCCGAGACGGTCGTCGCCGGCATGATCATCGGCGGCAAGATCGTCGAGTTCCTCAAGGGCACCGAGACGACCTTCTCCACGGCTGCCGTGCGCGACGCCATGAACAAACAGACCTCGCGCATCGCCGATCTCGTGGCCTGCAAACACGGCAGCGAAAACCCCTACACCGTGCGCAACGCCATGTTCGACTCCATCATGAAAGGAGCCGGCATCTTTAGAAACGGCCAGGACCTGGAAAAATGCGTTGGCGAACTCCAGGAGATCCTTGGCCGCGCCCGCAAGGTCGGCCTTCGCAGTAACGGCAAGGGAGCCAATCCCGAGCTGACCATGGCGCTTAAAATCGAAGGCATGGTCAAACTGGCGCTTTGCGTGGCCTACGGCGCGCTCAAGCGCACCGAATCGCGCGGCGCACACACCCGCGAGGATTTCCCCGAGCGCAACGACCGCGACTGGCTGACCCGCACCCTGGCCACCTGGGCCGACGGCGCGGACCTGCCCACGCTCAACTACGAGCCGGCCACCCACACCTTCGAGATGCCCCCCGGAGACCGCGGCTACGGCGGCGGCAAGATTATCCCCATGAATGGGTAA
- a CDS encoding fumarate reductase, with protein sequence MSVPTTATHEGLPIGKLSAYLDWVQMLTGATLILFMWSHLILVSSILLGPGVMNGLAWFFEATYMAQVGGPLIFLCFLVHFVLAARKIPFNTKQQRVMLANAQRMRHPDTWLWIVQAVTAMGILIMGAIHLWVILTNLPITAEKSAARIQTGFWFVFYLFLLPMVELHVGIGFYRILVKWGFVDRPGRWTIKKKENLLTAIFIGIGLLSLLRYYFLPLK encoded by the coding sequence ATGTCCGTTCCAACCACGGCAACTCACGAGGGACTGCCCATCGGCAAACTCTCGGCCTATCTCGACTGGGTCCAGATGCTGACCGGCGCGACGCTCATCCTGTTCATGTGGAGCCACCTGATCCTGGTCTCCAGCATCCTGCTCGGTCCCGGCGTCATGAACGGTCTGGCCTGGTTTTTTGAGGCCACCTACATGGCGCAAGTCGGCGGGCCGCTCATTTTCCTGTGCTTCCTGGTCCACTTCGTCCTGGCCGCCCGCAAGATTCCCTTTAATACCAAACAACAGCGGGTGATGCTCGCCAATGCCCAGCGCATGCGCCATCCCGACACCTGGCTGTGGATCGTCCAGGCCGTAACCGCCATGGGCATCCTCATCATGGGCGCCATCCATCTCTGGGTGATCCTGACCAACCTGCCCATTACCGCCGAAAAGTCCGCCGCCCGCATCCAGACCGGGTTCTGGTTCGTCTTCTACCTGTTCCTGCTCCCCATGGTCGAACTCCACGTCGGCATCGGCTTCTACCGCATCCTGGTCAAATGGGGCTTCGTCGACCGGCCGGGCCGCTGGACCATCAAAAAGAAGGAAAATCTGCTGACCGCCATTTTCATTGGCATCGGCCTGTTGTCCCTGCTGCGTTACTACTTCCTGCCGCTCAAATAA
- the dctA gene encoding C4-dicarboxylate transporter DctA: MSGHKAIYKSLYFWVITGIVVGIVLGLVPATKGFAESMQPFGTAFIRMVKMIIAPIIFCTVVTGIAKMGDMGKVGRVGIKCMLYFWTMTLFALAIGLVVVNLYQPGAGMDDYAAKMQANQKEIAKVEDYAGKAKKMSTVDFLMNIVPTSVVDAFAKGEILQVLFFSILFGVGLANLGDKAKNIIKIIDEFGRGLFKVVHYIMYFAPLGAFGAMAYVVASQGHEALLKLLYLMLGVYTTCIIFIFVVLAVVCKMAGFSLWRYLCYIKEEILLVLGTSSSEAALPRMMAKLENAGADKSVVGLCLPMGYSFNLDGTCIYLTMAAVFLAQATNTPLDLSHQLYLLFILLLTSKGAAAVTGGGFITLAATLQTVGTIPVASLTLLLGVDRFMSEARAITNLIGNGIATIVVAKWEDALDMNKLQAVLSGADDEYADDPEDMLILEESAESVPTKS; encoded by the coding sequence ATGAGCGGCCACAAAGCGATCTACAAGTCCCTGTATTTCTGGGTCATTACCGGCATCGTCGTCGGCATCGTCCTCGGCCTCGTGCCGGCGACCAAAGGCTTTGCCGAGTCCATGCAGCCATTTGGCACGGCCTTTATCCGCATGGTCAAGATGATCATCGCGCCGATCATCTTCTGCACCGTGGTCACCGGCATCGCCAAGATGGGCGACATGGGCAAGGTCGGCCGGGTGGGCATCAAATGCATGCTCTACTTCTGGACCATGACGCTCTTCGCCCTGGCCATCGGTCTCGTGGTGGTCAACCTCTACCAGCCCGGCGCCGGCATGGACGACTATGCCGCCAAGATGCAGGCCAACCAGAAGGAAATTGCCAAGGTTGAAGATTACGCCGGCAAGGCCAAGAAGATGTCCACCGTGGACTTTCTCATGAATATCGTCCCCACCTCGGTGGTCGATGCCTTTGCCAAGGGTGAAATCCTTCAGGTCCTCTTCTTCTCCATCCTCTTTGGCGTCGGCCTGGCCAACCTCGGCGACAAGGCCAAGAACATCATCAAGATCATTGACGAATTTGGCAGAGGATTGTTCAAGGTCGTCCACTATATCATGTATTTCGCGCCACTTGGCGCGTTCGGGGCCATGGCCTACGTGGTCGCCTCCCAGGGACACGAAGCCCTCTTAAAGCTCCTCTACCTCATGCTCGGCGTCTACACGACCTGCATCATTTTCATCTTCGTGGTCCTGGCCGTGGTCTGCAAAATGGCCGGCTTCTCCCTGTGGCGCTATCTGTGCTACATCAAGGAAGAAATCCTCCTCGTCCTTGGCACCTCCTCCTCCGAGGCGGCGCTTCCCCGCATGATGGCCAAGCTGGAAAACGCCGGGGCCGACAAGTCCGTGGTCGGCCTGTGCCTGCCCATGGGCTATTCGTTCAACCTGGACGGCACCTGCATCTACCTGACCATGGCCGCCGTGTTCCTGGCCCAGGCCACCAACACGCCGCTGGATCTCAGCCACCAGCTCTACCTGCTCTTCATCCTGCTTTTGACTTCCAAGGGCGCGGCCGCCGTCACCGGCGGCGGGTTCATCACCCTGGCCGCCACGCTGCAGACCGTGGGCACCATTCCGGTGGCCTCGCTCACCCTGCTCCTTGGCGTTGACCGCTTCATGTCCGAAGCCCGGGCCATCACCAACCTGATCGGCAACGGCATCGCCACCATCGTCGTGGCCAAATGGGAAGACGCCCTGGACATGAACAAGCTCCAGGCCGTCCTGTCCGGCGCCGACGACGAGTACGCCGACGATCCCGAGGATATGCTCATCCTTGAGGAATCGGCCGAATCCGTCCCCACCAAATCGTAA